A region from the Candidatus Electrothrix scaldis genome encodes:
- a CDS encoding hydrogenase iron-sulfur subunit: MSDYQPKILGFLCNWCCYTAADSAGVGRYQYPPSLRVVRMMCTGRLDPSFPLEGLANGADAVFVGGCHPGECHYIDGNYHALVSAALVHEALARLGIDRERFLIDWASAAEGPNFVKIITRFTQRAAELGPLGQAEDLDKGELREKLLLAAEVARNKKIRTNLISASRAMMKSGDFSRAAIADLVAAKCDKNLTALIGGRAA; encoded by the coding sequence ATGTCTGATTATCAACCAAAAATATTAGGTTTCCTTTGCAATTGGTGCTGCTACACGGCTGCTGACTCAGCTGGGGTAGGGCGCTACCAGTATCCCCCCAGCTTGCGGGTCGTCCGGATGATGTGTACCGGCAGGCTTGATCCCTCTTTCCCTTTGGAAGGCTTAGCTAATGGCGCTGATGCTGTTTTTGTTGGCGGCTGTCATCCCGGTGAGTGCCATTATATAGATGGTAATTATCATGCCCTGGTCTCTGCCGCCCTAGTTCATGAAGCCCTAGCACGGCTTGGTATTGATAGAGAGCGTTTTCTTATCGATTGGGCTTCGGCTGCGGAAGGCCCAAATTTTGTCAAAATCATCACTCGCTTTACCCAGCGGGCAGCTGAGTTGGGGCCGCTGGGCCAGGCAGAAGATCTGGATAAGGGGGAGCTACGCGAGAAACTGCTCTTGGCTGCTGAGGTGGCCCGGAATAAAAAAATCCGCACTAATTTAATTAGTGCAAGTAGGGCTATGATGAAGAGTGGTGATTTCTCCCGCGCCGCCATTGCTGACTTGGTGGCAGCCAAGTGCGATAAGAACTTGACTGCGTTGATTGGAGGGAGAGCTGCATGA
- a CDS encoding FAD-dependent oxidoreductase — translation MTVIAKTAAKISGAVMVIGGGVAGVQTALDLTELGYKVYLVEKSGAIGGVMARLDKTFPTNDCSLCILAPKLVEAGRDPNIEILTLAELVDLQGEPGNFTATIKKQPRYIDEEVCTGCGQCTLYCLKQIGNDFNENMEVNHAAHIDYSQAVPTSYYIDAKACLKLNHDSCGLCAVACQAGAIRFDDTEKTLEIPVGAVILAPGFGRVSDEVMAKYGLGKFQDVVTAFEHERLMCASGPTGGEILRISDRKHPKKIAFLQCIGSRDETCGNNYCSSVCCMYAIKQATLAREHDPDCEITLFYMDVRTHGKGFDAARQRAVEEGNFRVIYARPPRVEDVFGGGLLLTWATEDGKHHYEKFDMVVLSQGLEAPEEADKLAKAAGIGLNEYLFAETNTYTPLETSRPGVYVIGAFQGPKDIPDSVTQGGGAAALCAGQLAPARNSETVKATFPEERDISQEEPRVGVFVCHCGINIGGVVNVPAVAEYAKTLPNVAYASANMYSCSQDAQRVLTETIQEHKLNRLVVAACTPRTHEPLFQATLREAGLNRSLFEMANIRDQCSWVHMREPERATEKAKDAVRMAVAKACHLTALQEVQLPVTPAALVVGGGLAGMTAALTIADQGFAVDLVERGQDLGGKALLLTADRRGNDPRQAVQAVIERVSSHPKITIHTEAQVTACSGYVGNFTTTVEGKGASELVHHGVTVLATGGNPYQPSQYCYGQSSRIVTQLELEQRLVEDQDDLKAARRAVMIQCVGSRDEDLTYCSRVCCGQALKNALRLKVLQPELQIIVLYRDMRAYGFMEDDYRKARQLGVIFTRFSLERKPEVAVDGEAVTVRYFDPLLGEELEADADLLALSTGIVPEDPTALAKMLKVPVTAEKFFLEAHVKLQPVDLPVDGTYVCGLAHSPRSMDETVAQAQAAAGRACHPLAKGSVTPAPIVSQIDAEQCIGCGACESFCPYKAIEMYKEGKKRKARTITASCKGCGVCAARCPTMAIDMGRFTMNGIMAQIHAFGEEVQEGREAVEA, via the coding sequence ATGACCGTAATTGCAAAAACAGCCGCCAAAATCAGCGGAGCCGTCATGGTTATCGGCGGTGGCGTGGCCGGTGTCCAGACCGCCCTTGACCTGACTGAACTTGGCTATAAGGTATATCTGGTGGAAAAGTCCGGGGCCATTGGTGGGGTCATGGCCCGCCTGGACAAGACCTTTCCCACCAACGACTGTTCTCTCTGTATCCTTGCGCCCAAGCTGGTTGAAGCGGGCCGCGATCCGAATATCGAAATCCTCACCCTGGCCGAGCTGGTTGATCTGCAAGGTGAGCCGGGCAACTTCACGGCCACCATCAAAAAGCAGCCCCGCTATATTGATGAAGAGGTTTGCACCGGCTGCGGTCAGTGTACCCTCTACTGTCTCAAGCAGATCGGTAACGATTTCAACGAAAACATGGAGGTCAACCATGCGGCCCATATTGATTATTCCCAGGCCGTGCCGACTTCCTATTATATTGATGCCAAGGCCTGCCTAAAGCTGAACCATGATTCCTGCGGCCTCTGTGCTGTGGCCTGTCAGGCCGGGGCGATCCGTTTTGACGATACTGAGAAGACCCTGGAAATACCGGTCGGTGCCGTGATCCTGGCTCCGGGTTTTGGCCGGGTGAGTGACGAGGTCATGGCTAAGTACGGTCTGGGAAAATTCCAGGACGTGGTCACGGCCTTTGAGCATGAGCGGCTGATGTGCGCCTCCGGCCCCACCGGCGGTGAAATCCTGCGCATTTCCGACCGCAAGCATCCCAAGAAGATCGCCTTTTTGCAATGCATCGGCTCCCGCGACGAGACCTGCGGCAATAATTACTGTTCCTCGGTCTGCTGCATGTACGCTATCAAGCAGGCCACCTTGGCCCGTGAGCATGATCCAGACTGTGAGATCACCCTCTTTTATATGGATGTGCGCACCCACGGTAAGGGCTTTGATGCGGCCCGTCAGCGGGCGGTTGAGGAAGGGAATTTCCGGGTCATCTATGCCCGTCCGCCTCGGGTGGAGGATGTCTTTGGTGGCGGTCTGCTCTTGACCTGGGCCACAGAAGACGGCAAGCATCATTATGAAAAATTCGATATGGTGGTTCTCTCTCAGGGGCTTGAGGCGCCGGAAGAGGCGGATAAGTTAGCCAAGGCAGCAGGGATAGGCTTGAACGAGTACCTTTTTGCTGAGACGAATACCTACACCCCGCTGGAAACCAGTAGGCCGGGTGTTTACGTGATTGGTGCCTTCCAGGGACCCAAGGATATTCCTGATTCCGTTACCCAGGGCGGCGGAGCGGCAGCTCTCTGCGCAGGCCAGCTTGCCCCGGCCAGGAACAGCGAGACGGTTAAGGCTACCTTCCCGGAGGAACGGGATATCAGTCAGGAAGAGCCACGGGTCGGTGTGTTTGTCTGTCATTGCGGTATTAATATCGGTGGCGTGGTCAATGTTCCGGCAGTGGCTGAATATGCCAAGACCCTGCCCAATGTGGCCTATGCCTCGGCCAACATGTATTCCTGTTCCCAGGATGCGCAACGGGTGCTTACCGAGACCATTCAGGAGCATAAGCTCAATCGCTTGGTGGTGGCGGCCTGCACCCCGCGTACCCATGAGCCGCTTTTTCAGGCCACTCTGCGCGAGGCTGGGCTGAATCGTTCGCTTTTTGAAATGGCCAATATCCGTGACCAATGCTCCTGGGTCCATATGCGTGAGCCGGAACGGGCCACGGAAAAAGCCAAGGATGCAGTGCGAATGGCGGTTGCCAAGGCTTGTCACCTGACCGCGTTGCAGGAGGTGCAATTGCCGGTCACCCCGGCAGCCTTGGTGGTCGGTGGTGGTCTCGCAGGTATGACCGCAGCTTTGACCATTGCTGATCAGGGTTTTGCTGTGGATTTGGTTGAGCGGGGGCAGGATCTGGGCGGCAAGGCCCTGTTGCTCACGGCAGACCGGCGTGGCAATGATCCTCGGCAGGCCGTGCAGGCAGTGATTGAGCGGGTGAGCTCTCATCCGAAAATCACCATCCATACTGAGGCCCAGGTAACAGCATGTTCCGGCTATGTGGGTAATTTCACCACCACGGTGGAGGGCAAAGGGGCAAGCGAGCTGGTGCATCACGGCGTGACGGTTCTGGCTACGGGTGGCAATCCCTATCAGCCGAGCCAATATTGCTACGGTCAGTCATCCAGGATCGTTACGCAGCTTGAGCTGGAACAGCGCTTGGTTGAGGATCAGGACGATTTGAAAGCGGCCAGGCGGGCGGTGATGATTCAATGCGTCGGTTCGCGGGATGAGGATTTGACCTATTGCAGCCGGGTCTGCTGCGGTCAGGCCCTGAAGAACGCTCTGCGCCTCAAGGTCTTGCAGCCGGAGTTGCAGATCATTGTCCTCTACCGTGACATGCGTGCCTATGGCTTTATGGAGGATGATTATCGCAAGGCACGCCAGCTCGGCGTGATTTTCACTCGCTTCAGCTTAGAGCGTAAACCCGAGGTTGCTGTGGATGGCGAGGCCGTCACGGTCCGCTATTTTGATCCGCTGCTCGGCGAGGAGCTGGAGGCCGATGCCGACTTGCTCGCCCTGTCAACCGGCATTGTGCCGGAAGACCCGACCGCGCTGGCCAAGATGCTCAAGGTGCCGGTCACAGCCGAGAAGTTTTTTCTGGAGGCCCATGTCAAGCTTCAGCCAGTGGATCTGCCGGTTGACGGTACCTATGTCTGTGGACTGGCCCATTCTCCGCGTTCTATGGACGAGACCGTAGCCCAGGCCCAGGCAGCGGCAGGGCGGGCCTGTCATCCCCTGGCTAAGGGTTCGGTAACTCCGGCGCCTATTGTCTCTCAGATTGATGCAGAGCAGTGCATTGGTTGTGGGGCCTGCGAATCCTTCTGTCCCTACAAGGCCATTGAGATGTACAAGGAGGGTAAAAAGCGCAAAGCACGCACCATCACGGCTTCCTGTAAGGGTTGCGGCGTCTGTGCTGCTCGCTGTCCGACTATGGCGATTGATATGGGACGCTTTACCATGAACGGTATCATGGCTCAGATTCATGCCTTTGGTGAAGAAGTTCAGGAAGGGAGGGAGGCTGTGGAGGCCTGA
- a CDS encoding transposase: protein MVNYLYDSLTSFRTVFSRDKTWLIFVMIVLGFIGSTEMVGVSSFCRFWLLEIPGYHTLNHFFRSSAWTLNELLNHWFFFVSSSGLCMTSQGRVVTLGDHTVLSRDGRKMPGVVTLHQDSDTQSKPGYFRGQCWGALAAVIGVAPHMFALPLILQMHQGYQHLGKENNDKAPTMGERMVDMALSFALKTNQPSLLVLDAFFSTQTVFNRAKTIYSLTLQRPLVEIIVRAKKNYVAYFQADPKDYKGSGCYAKYGEKVHLMEIFDHQSCFATVEARIYNNIETIKLYHLDLLWQPLRTTLRFVFAETSHGRIVLMCSNLSQDPLAAIELYCIRVRIETMFDMLKNVIHAFQCHFWSKGMPKHSRKPRKNSELIVPKPQKLQAIQRCWDATEGFVNIGAITLGLLQLIATRFSTEIWHQYEGFLKTRSREIPSERTTKNVLAGLLVRDFLNVAPSAIMRKIRSTILKGKIEDKIFRDSNVWARKAA, encoded by the coding sequence ATGGTCAACTATTTGTATGACTCGTTAACAAGCTTTCGTACTGTATTTTCCCGTGACAAAACCTGGCTTATTTTTGTCATGATTGTTCTCGGTTTTATTGGCAGCACAGAAATGGTAGGTGTCAGTTCTTTCTGCCGTTTTTGGTTGTTGGAAATACCGGGCTATCACACGTTAAATCATTTTTTTCGCTCTTCGGCCTGGACCCTGAACGAATTGCTGAATCATTGGTTTTTCTTTGTGAGCTCAAGTGGGTTATGCATGACCTCACAAGGACGTGTCGTCACACTGGGAGATCACACTGTTCTCTCGCGGGACGGACGAAAAATGCCTGGAGTTGTTACGTTACACCAGGACAGCGATACACAAAGTAAACCCGGTTATTTCCGTGGGCAATGCTGGGGAGCTCTTGCTGCGGTTATCGGTGTTGCACCCCATATGTTCGCGTTGCCGCTGATATTGCAAATGCACCAAGGTTATCAACATTTGGGGAAAGAAAACAATGACAAGGCACCAACTATGGGAGAACGCATGGTTGATATGGCTCTATCTTTTGCATTAAAGACGAACCAGCCTTCTCTGTTGGTTCTGGACGCTTTTTTTTCAACCCAAACGGTTTTCAACCGAGCCAAAACGATATACTCATTGACTCTTCAGCGGCCTCTGGTAGAAATTATTGTTCGGGCAAAAAAGAATTATGTTGCTTATTTTCAAGCAGATCCAAAAGACTATAAAGGGTCAGGTTGTTACGCAAAATACGGTGAAAAAGTACATCTGATGGAGATTTTTGATCATCAGAGTTGTTTTGCTACAGTTGAAGCACGTATCTACAATAACATTGAAACGATCAAGCTGTATCATCTTGATTTGCTGTGGCAGCCTTTGCGCACCACGCTTCGTTTTGTTTTTGCTGAAACATCTCATGGTCGTATTGTGCTTATGTGCAGCAATTTATCACAAGATCCATTGGCAGCGATTGAACTGTACTGCATCAGAGTACGGATTGAAACCATGTTCGACATGCTGAAAAATGTTATTCATGCGTTTCAGTGCCATTTCTGGTCAAAAGGGATGCCAAAACACTCTAGAAAACCCAGAAAAAACAGCGAGCTGATCGTTCCCAAACCCCAAAAACTGCAAGCCATCCAAAGATGCTGGGATGCAACAGAAGGGTTTGTGAATATCGGTGCAATAACATTGGGATTGCTCCAGTTGATCGCAACGCGATTCTCCACGGAAATTTGGCATCAGTATGAAGGATTCCTCAAAACACGTTCACGGGAAATACCTTCTGAGCGAACAACGAAAAATGTTCTTGCCGGTTTGCTTGTGCGTGATTTTCTCAATGTCGCTCCCAGTGCGATAATGCGAAAAATACGATCCACGATCTTGAAGGGTAAAATTGAGGACAAGATTTTTCGAGATTCGAACGTGTGGGCCAGGAAAGCAGCATAA
- a CDS encoding transposase gives MKQLNERLGQMRRKIQRALPDEKKGILKGMRWILLRNREELSTEEESRLTEVLALHPELRELYLIKEEFRCIFERVRSRSKASKSLRVWI, from the coding sequence ATGAAACAGTTGAATGAGCGTTTGGGACAGATGCGTCGTAAAATTCAGCGTGCTCTTCCTGATGAGAAAAAGGGCATATTAAAGGGAATGCGTTGGATTCTTCTGAGAAACAGGGAAGAACTTTCCACCGAAGAAGAGTCGCGTTTGACCGAGGTGCTTGCCCTCCATCCTGAACTAAGAGAACTCTACCTTATCAAAGAAGAATTTAGGTGTATTTTTGAGCGAGTAAGAAGTCGGAGCAAAGCCTCGAAGTCCCTAAGAGTCTGGATATAA
- a CDS encoding tyrosine-type recombinase/integrase, with product MAAWNWACEYIPGFFYPNPFLVEQFPEERSTRYVPPEEDFWKVYKVAESEQDKLMLLCYLHLAARKSEIFMLRKEDVDLERQRVRLATRKRKDGSQHYDWLPMTDRLFRKFYQFLPTVTGEYVFINPATALPYASRQKWVPRLCQKAGVKEFGLHGIRHLSASILVTNKVSLLDVQTILRHKNLTTTQRYVHRLEDVRPAVKVFK from the coding sequence GTGGCGGCCTGGAACTGGGCCTGTGAGTACATCCCCGGCTTTTTTTATCCAAACCCCTTTCTTGTCGAGCAGTTCCCTGAGGAACGCTCTACCCGTTACGTGCCCCCGGAAGAGGATTTCTGGAAGGTCTACAAGGTGGCCGAATCAGAGCAAGACAAACTCATGCTCCTCTGTTATTTGCATCTCGCGGCCAGGAAATCAGAAATTTTTATGCTGCGAAAAGAAGATGTTGACCTGGAGCGGCAACGGGTCCGGCTGGCAACTCGGAAAAGAAAGGACGGCTCCCAGCATTACGACTGGTTGCCCATGACAGATCGGCTGTTCAGGAAGTTTTACCAGTTCCTCCCCACGGTCACCGGGGAATATGTGTTCATTAACCCGGCTACCGCCTTACCCTATGCATCACGTCAAAAATGGGTGCCGCGTCTCTGTCAGAAAGCCGGGGTTAAAGAGTTCGGCTTGCATGGTATCCGGCACCTCTCGGCCTCAATCCTGGTCACGAACAAGGTCTCATTACTTGATGTTCAGACTATCCTGAGGCACAAAAATTTGACCACGACACAGCGTTATGTGCATCGCTTAGAGGACGTGCGGCCAGC